The Coffea arabica cultivar ET-39 chromosome 6e, Coffea Arabica ET-39 HiFi, whole genome shotgun sequence genome contains the following window.
ggaaaacaaatttaacggaatagagtgagctaaagctcagtgaggttccaaatagcaagttgactagtatttaaaagtgcaagtatcaaAGTAGTAAAGTAGTgagcataacaagtcaagaattggacccaagtagcaagttggccatatgtaaaacttgaactcttaaaatgagcgagtgtaaaagtttttaaaaaagaaacaataacaggacaagtaataatcatttcaaagtataaggatacggatggctctcaagagccaaattcccgttggttcaccagagcttgatcaagtagtagttgacactccgtcaactttcaagtaaagtaaccagtccagtagagcaccacttaactacTGTCTTCGTCCACCATCAAACCCCCtattgggcccaaaatcctcaataaacacgggtggtaatactcgagcataccgattagtcgaggagataacactccactcgacaaaacaagagacccagggttcgttacccaatcgaccaaacccttgccggctcgactcgagtaactagccacagggtttctggaattccagggaATGCGCGCATCATACACAAGTAtctcaagtcaattgcaacaaataaacaagtatatatcacattagggcaagtgcgataaagtacacccttgcctgaccaaaccaatcaaatatcaagtatttaaatcaagtatcaagttcaatcatgtatttggaagcactcaccaaagacttagtgcttgtcaaaatcacgCTCAGGTACAACTctttggttggagtccaaatctgtgataaatATTATTTACGAGTTTAAAATCcactagggttcgaaacataggagtttcgcttcaagaaaatcaagtaaatgaagcTTGTTTAAGTAGTAGTCATATAGCTTATCAAACTcgagaaaattcatgctcgctcttttagtttcgataaagaagTGATTCATACTTTTGAAGTCGCACTTGGTATAAAAGATCAAGAAAATCATATTTTCAAGGGtcactactttcatttttttcaagggCACGAGGTccggcaaaatttcagctaatATATCTctactaaagaaaactcgaatacctTAGATGATCCAAgttcaattcgacctcaaatccTTGCGCAAATTGCGAGTACATACGTCTAACTCTCGAGTGACAATTTGGGCAGCGTGctctttgtatttagctattttttaGCCACTTAGggcttcatttctttcctcaactcagcccaaattcaaCATATATGCAGGTTTAACAAGATAGCTGTTCAACTAGGTTTAATATCATCCAAAGACAAGTCAATTCTAGCAATGAAACCATAAGATCAAAGCTggaaaagaaattataaatggcagatttgtcatccttcagtgttttgatcataactgcAGCTAGGTATATCGGATCGAGGTAAATTTTATGGCATTTCAAAATAAgactacatttattatgaagacctccaaagccaaatcatgcattttcatggtcaaaaattgaaatctcagagaaaacagaaagttGTCGGTTAAACAGGACATTTGGGcattcaggggtattttagtcattttacaaGATaaagtgctccgattgagctgaaattttcagggttgaaagctaactcaaatccctacaactttcatgttttgagcaagaactGATTTGCCCTTTATCATGGATGAATATGCAGTTCAAGTTGATTCCAAAAGCAGGGCAGAACCTATCAAATgctggaaattcaacttttaactCTACAAAGTCACAATCAAGCCCATAATCACTTCACAAGTTTCATTTCCTAGCTTAATAATACCATTTACTAGGTAACCAACAATAATCAAAGCTTAAAAAtgcaaaccctagctaaacattccaCTACACCATCAAAAACTAAACAATCAACCATAGCAAGCCAAGATTAAAAACTCCTATAGCATATTTAGTAAGATtaagaaagagagagggagtggATCATCTTATACCTTCCAGTACTTGTTGCTAAGTGAAGAACAAAgctatttcttccaaaacttttACCACACCAAGCTTCCTAAGCACCAAAGTgaaggtttaatcggtttagttttttggtttcaactcaaacaagcaAGATCAAGGTGGAAATGGAAGGtttctcctctcttgtttttctctccaagAATTTCGTCCAacatgaaggaaaatgaagaaaaatgagccaaaaggaaagataagaagaaaggaaaatgtcttggtcaaACTTCCATGGATTTccaacacttgtcactttaagatcttttctttgtttttgtttcttttcttccttttctttagtcAATAATGGCggctgacttaagggttaatttagggaggattaggtgaaataaaagcaaggagattagggtaagaaagtagtggtcaagtggtgtactcaatcggtagcaaacggtgcacgtcggttcaagcctattttgcttaactctcttgtacttgtgtttttacttatggttcactagcttattattagcacttctaatcacacacttcctcttataTGAAACTTACTCTTAACCAcaaaatttagtacacatacctccacaattaatcacactaccaaaatacgcaAAAAACCCTATTTTACTTTAATTATAAGACTAAGggcaaaactcttaattctattattcattacaactattgagggagtaaatgagtagtaaagatattataaagtaatttaatcaaaataagaaggaatttaatcaaaataagaggaaattttaagaaaatatgagcgaattttccagtcgtcacatTGTAGATCAAATTAAAGTCAAAGAATTGAAATGTATCATTGCGGCCAatgcttttcttcttgtttcttgattgcatttcatccTTTGATCCTTCCACATCACATGAAATCCATTTtaaatcatcaacaatcatAAAGTATCTTCTCATTTTACTTCAATtcatgattgaatcattaaaacctgcaaaaacatgaaatttccaCACTTAAATCCATAGAAACACAAGTTTTCTCACTTAACCACATAATGAAAAATTCCACTGGAAACCTAGCTATTTAATTCCTATACTGACTAAAACACACTAGAAAATTAGTAATACACACTAAAAAGATGTAATATAAACACTTATCAATCCTATGTATTAGGTactaaattaatataataaaaaagaaTGATACAAGTGTTTGCTATTTTTTAATGACACATAAACtgcaaatttatcattttaaaaACTTTGTATTTTGTCATACATTAATACTATAAAAGTTCATTACATATTTTCTATGTTGTGTTAACAAGCACAAACATATTTAAGAGTACTTAAAAAATAATTGTAATGCAAATTTCTTGTCGATTTTTACTCTTCTCACTCCAAGAACTACTTTGATGTAAGGCTTGAGTGGTAGAACTaacatttttatttcaaatctaTTTATACCTAACAagattcacaaaaaaaaaataattgaggtTAAATTTAGAATCCAATTTCAGAGATGGACCTAGGACCCTAAATCAAGGGGTGCAATGTGTAACTGTCATGTCCGATGTGTTAACATTGTTTGATAGACATATTTGTTTTATGTACCATTAAATCTaattttgtgactttaattGAGCAATAAGATCATTCTACTTATTTGAGTTAGGAacatataaaatttgaaaaaaatctaaaaaaaattatttcttaTTTGTCTTAAACACATGTTTTCCAACATTTTTTCTATCTCACATACTTCACATAAAAAATTgcaatagtaaaaaaaaattcaaataactttCAATTCAAATGGAGCAATCATTATATAACTTGAAGAAGGTCCAAGAGTCTGACAAAAGATGATCATTATGATATCTAAATAGTTAAGGGGGCAATGCAACTATAAAAGCTGATTGCACAAAATTTAGAGGACAAATATATAATGTAATTCAAAAACTTCTCAAATTTCCTAaggttattttgtgattttaccAAAGTTAAGGGTTGGGGGAGGGGTAATTTTTCACCCTCAACTATATGCGGCTCCGCCCAATACACAAATAATAACTGTGTCTACAAATGGAAAACTGTGTCAAGATGTGTAATTTGCCCActatacaaataaaaatttgcaaGATACTTGTGTGTACATATAAATCCTTATACTGTATAAGAATGAGTGTAAGGCAAAGATATTCTTTGGATTTCAACTGCAAGGGTGGGGTTTATTTGAGAATATGAGAGTATTTGAAGTGTAATTGGAGTATTGAATACAAGTCATTATAACTAATTTAGTTTTGTTGTAATTACTTAGATGtccttttaaacatttaaatctAGGGGTAAGTTTGGCACGTGACAGTGTTCGATATCCGATTAAACATTGGGTACAACTAAATTTAAATTGTGTTTAAGTGGAATTATATAAAAGCCCTTCTAATCATTTAATTGCATTAACATCCACGTCCCTTAATTTTCTAAAGCCTTTCTCATCAATTATTTGCAAACTTATGATAAATAGATATTAAGACACAATTAATGCCAATTAGTAGAAAAGTTTGGTTTCTTGGCCGTTACCCCCATCtgttcaaattcatttcatttacttacaGCTTTTGTCCACCACAATCATGTAGCCTATTGAATTCGGATGTTTCTACATTAACTACTCATCTTCCCCATTTTGCAACACCTTTCTCAATTGGTATATTTTCTTTAGCCAATCTACTTTTTGGTTGTAAGAAATCTCAATAGGTATGTTTTCTTTAACCAATCTACTTTTTGGTTGTAAGAAATCTGTAATCTTGCAGGTTATATGTGCGATAATTTTTTAGTGTTTTAATTCAATTGTCCATGTTAGATAGGCATGATAGGGAGGAGATCATAtttgttaattattatttgtGGTTTAAAATAAGTTTATTATCATAAATTTTCCCATATGTAGATTGCATCTACTATTGCTGTTTTAACTATTAGTtatgataattttcaaattgtttgctattttattgatgattccaTTTACGCaattttttcacttcatttgattTGCCAATAGGTTTAGTTATCTACTTAAAATTAATTGGCTGCAAATCTAAAGTATGTAtttcattacttttaattgttttcttgaattgagtGGTCTAAGATGTTTTAGTACTTTATTTGACATGGTTATTCCTCTAAATTAACATGTTAGTTGTTGTATATGtttgcaactaggtcaaaaactGATGTTTCGTGATTGTAATCCTTATTGAGAAGGAGATGCTTTGCTCTATGTCCTAAATTATACAATAAATCATAATTGATTGATTAGTCAATGAGGAGGTCTCGTGATGATATGTCTTTGGAATCAATATAAATTCAAGAATTTGGCTTGCAAGAACCGAAATTTCACTAGCAATGATTTTCTTCAAGTATGCTAATTGTTTAAATCTCACTTATATGACAAGATAATGTGGTGGATTGCTCTTATATCAAGATTAAATTCAAACTAAACAATATATTTTAATATTCATAAAATGCATGAGCAGATATAAGTAggtcttttattttattaagttaGATGCAAAATAGTTGGCCGTATCTTATAATTCTGTGCCAATGCacattatattttttaactcagtatgtaacttatgatttttctgtttaatatcACACAATAAAATTgtcatatttcaatttttatactacaaaataccaaataataattattaaccaTCTTTAATTACAGGCACTAAACTCTCACGCGTCATGACGTGCGCggggtatatatatatgatttagctcatccacaatcaagttttacatttataaactcctaaataccccacacgcgatttatcgcaagtatacgaattgtgaacgagtatagggtattaagggtcgatcccataGAGAAGATTGTAACTACCGGTgattttcgaactcctttattatttagactataagcatgaagtaaaagtaataaaattaacactagaaagctcctagaggtatggaattccttactactcttgcaaatgagattaccgattaagtgaatgctattatcttggctagttatggcgtaatttccttatgcatgtgaaacctactcttgtagtgaatcaactatacttgtaattaagtcaTACCTACTAGCGTGGTTATGAATTAACTACaaactcatttcttctatgaaattacatgaaacaagtcactaaagccacataggtgcacctctactctcatgagtgtactccctaggtttatcactttcttaaactagtgttaaattccaattttcattgcaaacttaacaccttaagattatcataattaatggccagttaatcatgattagataagcaaaagtgataaataacttgctcaaaataatatcaccaaataaccaaataaacatcactaacaaaatatagaaagttcatccatactctaggcataaactttagaaacacataaataacataaaatccagacttgtatattaaccaacaatagaatcaagtacaaaagataaagagtttggaaggaatgtaacccttgtcacatgagtttagctccttgccttcttcatcctccatcttcttcttcatgtaGCTAACATACAAGAAAgatgaactaactagctaaaactatcctacactaaggaaatggaagaactacatttctgcactcctCAGCTTTCTCCCGTATGATAATGTCAGACCTCCCAAATGTGTCTGCATATGAACTGATGAAAAGCTCCTCTCCTCACCAGTCCAAATTTTCTGCTATGATTCTTCAAATCTCCTTTTGTAAAGATAGTAAAAAACAATGGCTTTTTGACTTGGAACTTTGGCTATACCTCTTCcttatgtcttctgaagcatgtgcagccCAATTCCCTTACCAAGAATAGCTGGAAAATGGTGTGAACATAAGagaaatggctgagcaaattgcagaattttggCTACAAAATGCGACTTGACAAAACGCGGCTTTAAGCCACGTTTTGATGACTCGCGTTTTCAACTCTGTGTTTTTGGCCTCACTCAGCTGCGATTTTTTCTATGATGGAGGCAGAACTAGTTTTTgtgtaaaacacaaaagttgtagccctttgcaTTATCTTTataatgcttcaagaatcatccaaatcgaagctttgtagactgagatatgattgaaataCTATCACCAGGTCAAACCCCTGTTTTCAACTTTGGACGGCAGTGCTGAATTTTGGTATTTCGACCTTTTGACTgagaaaacggctgaattggattctgatgtcttcataccaaatttagatctatctcttagcttcaaaatggtacaaaaatcacctcaatccaatatgtgtagctccagatatagtcaaaatatgAAAATGTATCAAAGTTAttttcacttgcatttcttcaattcacttcatttcttctttatCACTTAAATTCATCACCAATTATCCACTTAAGTTGACGTTTTCACTTCCTCAAAAACATGAAAACAAAAAGGCAAAGGAAATAGctaacaagaaaataaacatgcaagtgccttatactcaggattcccaccaaaaattggattaacaaataaaggaaaagatagatatataGCCATATTCCAACAGATATCAAGATAGCCAAGGCACTTAGggtgttgaatatttattttcATCATTGTCCATGGATATCAGGTCTAAACTGActgaaatgctggaaattcatgtggataatgactaggaagaCTGCTAGATTATATTTGCTGGTATGACTAGAAAAACTGTTAgagataatttttgaataaattaaattttttggtGAGATATTTgggcccaatgggtacccaagtattttccaaaatttcccatcaattaatgggtacaattgAGATTTGTCCCATTTTAAGTCCAATATCAAATTACAATACTCATCCCATCCAAAGTCTCCACGGGCATGGTAACCCATTGGGACTAgggacaaattgccacctctagccCATGCCCTATACCTCGGCTTCTCCCACTACTCCTACCCTACTCTAGTACCCCCATGGATACCCCCATAAGTGACCACTaccctttatatatatatatatatgaaaagtAATAATAATCACTTTGGTCTTTTAAATTTCATATATTCATATTTGATACTATGTGAATACTATGTGAAATCTAAATCAATAGACATtgcatttttataaataatatgcaacatgtgacaaataaaaaaatcaaacatATTTAACATACAAAATCAATTTCTTACCACAAATACCATTCATTGTCGAGAAAGAGCATGTTCTTTTATCAAAATAAAATACCacattatttattttaaattacaGTGTAAAAATTCACATTAGCAATATAATATATTAGATAAAAGATGGGGGTCGAGGCGGGGCCACTCACATTTGAAGCAGTGTTAAAATATACATATGCTAATGCAATAAAGTAactaaatagcagaatattgaGATGAATTTATAGTTAAAAAATGCAAAGGCTCGAAAGTTGACCATTTACAAACTAGGAAATGTTGAGGGTAACttagaaagaaaaatattcaCATAAGTGATAAAAGTTAAAACTACAAACGCTATTCATTTTGGGGggcaaaatttatatttttgaaCTTGAGGGTGATAGAGTATTATCATGACTAAGTGTTATTAACTCTAAAAACAATGGAATCGAATTTGATATAGCATGTGGCCGATGTGGCAAAGATAGAGAACAACTTAAAACACGAACAAATCATCCTTATACCTAGCTAATTAAAAATCTGAAAACTATACTCGAACTCGATGGAAATAAACCAAACGCAATAGTCACAATCCATTACTAGTACTAAAGAAAGACACATGACACAATCACGAGACTGCCCACAGCATTGTTACTTGATCCACTTATGTAATTCATCACACATTATTCTCCTCCTTAGCCAGCaactttttgagttcatctttttcttctcttgtcaAACTCAGATTCTTTGGGTAGATAACTTCAAAGCTGACAAATATGGAGCCTGTCTCCCCGATACAGTGCCAACAAGGCATGCCTTCGTTGGGAATCTCTATAACACACCCAGGTTCTATCTTCGGAACAGTTAGAAGACGCTTATCCAATGTTTCGATTGTAAGGGCTTCATTGGTAACGTATTCCATCAGCGGAATTTTCCTTATAGCCCACAAATCATTGCCGTGCCTGTGGAATTCAGCATGAGGCTCTTCTATCACGTCAACAATCACATCCCTGGGGACCTTTCTGTCGTCTAGAATGACCCTGCGCGGATATACAATTTTCAAGCCGTTCTTTGCACCCGCTGGGATTTCCACCACAAGTGTCTCCGGATCCGCATTCGGTGCTATCACGCTACAAGTTCAATGTAAATGTATTAgattatttttgggttggagGTTATTTGGAAGAATGTTTAGACATCGTTTGTCATAGCAGTTTGTTGATATGATATATCTGAGAAAAAATGTTTTAGAAAGCGTGCTTTGTCAATAACAAGCAATTCTTCTTAGAAATATTCctatttaaataaatttttttatttgtaaataaGAATTCTTGAACCAAGATCTCTTATTTAAAATCCTTTTCTCCTCGCTACTTAACCCAATCTTTCCCCATCTAAATAATCTTAAAACTCAATATGTAcgtcaaaaaattaaaaaaaaaggagatagAAAATCTAAATGTacgtatatatacatatatatatatatatatatcaccaAAAAGCTTAAAAAAGATAAACCGTTAATTTTTATTATGGGTGCTAAATAACTAACTGATATTATAACTCATCAATTCGTTTTCAAATTGATTCTTTCAGAAAATCAATATTCCATATCAATGATACACAATAAATTTTATGAtaaatttgtcatattaatttaGATGTAGGAATAAGGAAAGATGTTAATTACAAAAAACATATTCATACCCAGGATCAGGGAGGAGCTTCATGCGTCCTCCGGGAAACTTGATCCTCTTTTCCACTCCATTGTAGAGCTCGTCTAGAGTGCACCTCAATGGGCACCAAACCGGAGGTGGTGCTTTCCTATGGCTGGTGCCCTTGTCGAAACCTTTCGAACATAACTTCCCCATGGTTTCTCTCAACATTTTGCCCTCGACAAGATTTGGACAGAACTGCCACAAGGGTTTATGCGGTGGATACCAATGACTAGCTAGGGTAGTTTATATAGGCTATAGGTGAGAGAAAGGTGAGAAACTTGCCATTACTGTATTTTTGCTCTAAGGGAAATGTATATGTTAAGTATTTTTTTGCCTCGTAATTCTTGACTGGAAGGTGCCTTCGGTAAGAGAAATTTTCGCTAAAATTACTTTCCCAAAGAAAAATCTACTTTAAAGTTGTAAATTGGCGAAATCAAAAGTTAATTGGCTGCTGACAAAAATGATTCTAGAATAACCTAGACTCCAAAACAAAATCTATTCTTTTTAAAAGATTTTGGTTCCATTATTGGAAGATACTGTGTTAAATTTAGTATGGAGAGGAATGGGTTGAACCGTGCGAGGGCAGCTCTCGGGTTTGAAACCTCTCACCTATACTAAAAGAAAAGGTTGAGCAATTTTGGGTTGTTTATTAGCTATTTAATTGCTAGGTACGATCTAATCATAGAAAGTGGAAAAAATCTACTTTAAAGTTATAAATTAGTGGAAGCAAAAGTTAATTGGCTACTGACAAAAATAATTGTAGACTCCTAAAAAATCTATTCTTTTTAAAAAGATTTTGGTTCCATTATTGGGAGATGCTATGTTAAATTGagtaattttgacttgtttattaGCTGTTTAATTGCTAGGTACGATCTAATCATACGAATATGCACTGTATATTGTCTTGATTAATCTTGATGAACATTCTTATTAATTGATCTTATGTTAGTTTCTTACAAGGCTTCATGTTATGCTAGTTTCTTGTGCCTGAAGCCTTGTAAGTAGGACAATAATTGCTGCAATTATATTTTATACACTTTCTGAATTTAAATCTCACTTTTCTTAAAAAACTACTTCTTAGAACTCCACAGAACGACGTCGCAAAATATCAACCGTGTAGATGATAGGGCTAAAATTCATTACTTTCGGATATTTCTTGGTGACTTTTGACAAGCATAATTCCTATATAACTCATAGAAACCGAACCTTGAGCAGTtgattgcttcttttttttgggtcaaacgGTTGCTTACAcgatgtttttttttaaaaattttctctttgtCATCCATATAGCTAGTAAAATACCATATGAGTATAATAGATACACATGTTacaattatttttcttaaaagttTACTAAAAGTTTAACTAAAGTTAGAAGTTCGGCAAAAGCACGCACAAAAAATCGTGCATGAATAACAAGaataagtttgaaaatgatagaactaaaaatattaatttatttgttttaatatcAATTTTTGAAGCAATCGCGCCGCATCCCCCTTCTATCTGTCAGGACATCTTCTTGGAGACTTGAAGGTCATTGTAAAGAGCATATTCGGTCGCGGACATTTACACAGTTGTATGACTGGTGTCATCACACATAAAAGAGGTTTGACTTCAAACTAATTCAATGGAAACCAGGGGAGGGGGGAGAATACAGATGGTTGTTCCAAAGGTAATCATGGGACTTCTAGTGGAGGCGGAGTTATACGGGACACAGTCGGGCGCCCCTTGTTTGGCTTCTCAGCTTTCTTCGGCGAGGCATCTTGTATCCAGGCCAGGGGCGGATTTAAAGTGGGGC
Protein-coding sequences here:
- the LOC140009180 gene encoding uncharacterized protein produces the protein MLRETMGKLCSKGFDKGTSHRKAPPPVWCPLRCTLDELYNGVEKRIKFPGGRMKLLPDPGVIAPNADPETLVVEIPAGAKNGLKIVYPRRVILDDRKVPRDVIVDVIEEPHAEFHRHGNDLWAIRKIPLMEYVTNEALTIETLDKRLLTVPKIEPGCVIEIPNEGMPCWHCIGETGSIFVSFEVIYPKNLSLTREEKDELKKLLAKEENNV